The Psychrobacillus sp. FSL K6-2836 nucleotide sequence TGAAAATGATTTAACGGTCTGAGGTGAATAAAATGGGAATAATAATTAATATTGATGTGATGCTAGCTGTAAGGAAGATGAGCGTTACGGAACTCTCTGAGAAAGTTGGAATAACAATGGCTAATCTTTCTATATTGAAAAACGGAAAAGCGAAAGCAATTCGATTATCAACTTTAGAGGCAATTTGTAAGGCTTTGGACTGTCAGCCTGGAGACATTTTAGAATACAAAAGTGAAGAAGAAGCTCAAAAATAATAGGATTAGATAACAAAATTATCAATGGCTTAGTTTCCATAAAGAGAAATAAAACGCTGAATATACTCAGCGTTTCAGACTGTAGACAAACTCGAGAAATTTAGAGTTTAACTACAGTCTTTTTTCTTTTAAAATAGAATTAGTATTTTTCGAATTAGGGTTAGTTGATTTTCGTTTCGGCGGACGCTTTCCGCGGGCCCGGCTCAAGCCTCCTCGTCGCAAGCTCCTGCGGGGTCTCAAGACTCGGGCTGTTCCCGCAGGAGTCGCCGCCTACACTACAATCAACTACTTTCTAAATAAACATTGAGGTGAATGGATATGATGACTAAAAATCAAAACGTTGAACGCGATCAAATAGAGATGATTACGATTGATGAACTTGTACCACAAGATCATCTTGTACAAAAGCTTGAAGCTACCATAGATTTTTCATTCATATATCCAGTAGTCGAACCTCTGAAACGCTGAATATACTCAGCGTTTTTTTTACGTCTTTATATACAGGATATACTTCTGTTTACTTAATAAGTAGTCACTTTCATAAACTTTTGCAATGTATAAATCCATCGCTGCCACCAAGTAAAGTTGTCTTGGAACTCTTCCAATTCTACCGTGTACATAGCATCTTCATTGTTCCAAAGTCGTTCAAAATAAGTTTCCATTTTGACTACTAACTCACTATCATTTGGTGCAATTACCCTTAAGTTATTTTCTAGATTATAATCATCTAATGTTCGTTCAGTATAATTCGAGGAACCACTTGAAATAATTGTTTGCTCGTCTGATTGAATCCAAATTGCTTTTGTATGGTATTGACCGATAACGGTATTGTACCAACG carries:
- a CDS encoding helix-turn-helix domain-containing protein; its protein translation is MGIIINIDVMLAVRKMSVTELSEKVGITMANLSILKNGKAKAIRLSTLEAICKALDCQPGDILEYKSEEEAQK